The Mytilus galloprovincialis chromosome 2, xbMytGall1.hap1.1, whole genome shotgun sequence genome has a window encoding:
- the LOC143064972 gene encoding uncharacterized protein LOC143064972: MATEAIELDLRGLPPYTAVSWAQFEQNPRILYNLFAPTIRPGGNYFSDKVFDMTGAKLNQKLCELKVDNVEELHRLTRDLLRMPILFRVKVEHTRTDHYVVMKVRKKWRDEFAILVNTQHPQIREILSRRLSEAMQYMTEGKNFCLKIGFGQSVRQWYSGIVDSEVTLCDSRSNSDDGNMSIYIHNYSTPMDCCMHPLCIFCCFPFWLLCGGPCYFVNRKLKCTDVVEHVRDLPVTMVTGQRTILIEHHIQPEPCAQADQYRHQPPGSGHSGQQNGMPYNNVLPPPQSAQQMQHGPYGGQQIPCVQFGGQQVPPVQYGGQQVSPVQYGGPQMANPPPYSP, encoded by the exons ATGGCAACTGAAGCAATAGAGTTAGACTTAAGGGGACTGCCACCATATACAGCTGTCTCATGGGCTCAGTTCGAACAAAATCCGCGAATACTGTATAATTTGTTTGCACCAACCATCCGACCAGGAGGAAACTACTTTTCAGATAAAGTGTTTGACATGACTGGCGCTAAACTAAATCAAAAACTTTG TGAATTGAAAGTGGACAATGTTGAAGAGTTACACAGATTGACCAGGGATCTGCTTAGAATGCCTATTTTGTTTCGAGTGAAAGTAGAACATACAAGGACAGATCATTATGTTGTGATGAAAGTTAGAAAGAAGTGGCGAG ATGAATTTGCCATCCTTGTGAATACACAACATCCACAGATAAGAGAAATTCTATCTAGACGCTTGTCAGAAGCAATGCAATATATGACAGAAGGAAAAAACTTTTGTCTAAAG ATTGGCTTTGGCCAGAGTGTTCGTCAGTGGTACAGCGGTATTGTAGATTCAGAGGTTACCCTTTGTGACAGCCGGTCCAACAGTGATGATGGTAACATGAGTATTTATATCCACAACTATTCCACACCTATGGACTGTTGTATGCATCCACTGTGTATCTTCTGTTGTTTCCCATTCTGGTTACTCTGTGGTGGACCATGTTATTTT GTAAATCGTAAATTGAAATGCACCGATGTTGTTGAGCATGTGAGAGATCTGCCTGTCACCATGGTAACAGGACAAAGAACCATATTGATTGAGCACCATATCCAACCAGAACCTTGTGCACAAGCAGATCAGTATCGACATCAACCTCCTGGTAGTGGTCATTCTGGTCAACAGAATGGGATGCCATATAACAATGTCCTCCCCCCACCACAATCTGCACAACAGATGCAACATGGGCCGTATGGAGGTCAACAAATTCCATGTGTGCAGTTTGGAGGTCAGCAAGTTCCACCTGTGCAGTATGGGGGCCAACAAGTTTCACCTGTCCAGTATGGAGGTCCTCAGATGGCAAATCCTCCACCATATTCTCCATGA